From Podospora bellae-mahoneyi strain CBS 112042 chromosome 5, whole genome shotgun sequence:
ACCCGGTGGCAGTGGTCCAATTACCCTTTAGGATAAAGGGGCAGATTCATGGCAACTGGGTTGATGCGTTGCCGGGAGAGAAGAGCATGACAAGAATTCTGGAACCGGTTGAGAAGATTATGGGGAAGGGAGCTTTGTAGAATCAGTAAACGGTAGATATCGAGTTACGTTTGTACCGTCCGGTATCATGTGTTTGACTTGTATCGACCAAATGTCGATCACTGCCTCGGAACATAGCTCAGCCCTCCAGGTTCTCTTGGTGTGAACACGGCGTTGAACGTCCCAGCCTTCAAGATCAAGTTGTCCTTCGACTCCGAGTAGATCCTCTTTCCGTCCTCACCTGGCGCAGAGTTCCAGGTGTAGCTGTAGACGGTGTAGGCCAACACAAGTCGAACAACGGCCATGCCCATTCTCTTTCCAACACAATTGTTTGGTCCAACCAACCACGGAATGAACGCCTCACGGTCCTTTACAAACTTTGCTTGATCCAACCATCTCTCCGGCTTAAACTCTTCGGGCGCCAGGTAAAACTCTTCGCTTCGATGAAGCGCGTATCCCGGCACTCGAACAGCTACACCGCCTGGAATGTGAATGCCGTCCACGGTGATCCCCTCAGGTGGTGTAAGTCTCGGTCCGTTATTGGCCACGGGGTTATCTAGCCTCATCGTCTGCAGCGCTTGTGTTAGTGTAAAGGTAACAGAGGGACCAGCCGGTCACCAGCAAGCCAGACGGGACTGTATGGACACACCTCATTAATAAGTGCATCCAGAAGCGGGATCTTGGAGAGGTCTCGGTCTGTGAATTCCTCTGGGATAGTCTCGCCGTAGACCTTCTTGATGTGGGAATGAAGGAGATCCTGATAGACTCGATGGCGGGCGAGGTGGTAGAAGAGATATGAAAGCACCACGCCGATGGTGTCACTGAGCAGAGGTTAGTTGACTGGAAAGAAAGGTATGAGGCTGAAAGAAACTTACGTAGCCCCAATCAAGACCAAAGCCGAGTCTGAATAAAAGATATTCTTGTTGAAAAAGGCAACCGGCTTCTCTGATCTCATGTCATCCAAAAAGTGCTGCAGGATGTCCCCCTTGTTGCTGTCTTCTTCCTGTTGTCACGCACTTTTGTCAGTAACCCCGGTCGAAGATCAATCACTGCCAAGACAAACTCACCGCAGCCCTCCGATCAGCCATCTCCATTGTCAACCGATCAAACTCCGCCGACTCCTTTCCCAAGTTCAGATCCTTAGCAATGCTCAACGGCCAGCAAAGCTCCCCCGTTCGTCCAAACTGCCCAAACAAGCTCTCCAGTAAATGCAGCATCCtgttctcctccccagcctcaaTACTCCTAAACTCATAGCTGAACCCAACCTTGCCCATGTGATCAAACGGGATCAGCAGCGAGAACAACGAAGTATTGATCGGTTGCCCGTTCAAGCTCGCAATCTTGTTCAACCATCGATGACAGACTTCTCGTGTTTTGGGCTCGTGGATCGCGAGGGCTATTTCATGTCAGTCCCACATTCTGCCCCCAACACCGAGAGACTTACCCTTGGTGGTAAACGCCCTCTCCCAAatcttccttctcggccCATGCTCCTCCCTGGTAAGCACAGAGTTGAGATTATGCGCCCCCTTGAAGTGAATCACATTGTATATGCCCGCGTTCAACTTGCGACATCCGCTGTCTCTGGCATGAATCTTTTGTATCCCCTCTACACTCAACATAAACACCTCGTTGGGTGCGATGCGCACAAAGTTGCCATATTTTTTGAAGAGTTTTGTTTGCTCGAGGTGCATTTGACCATTGCGCGCGGTGTATGGACCGTATAGCTTTGTTATTTTTGCGAGAAACGGGCCTGGTATGTgtcggagggggtggaagaagagccgGTAGGTGATTATGCTCGTGAATAGGGTGGTCAGGTACGAGAGGG
This genomic window contains:
- a CDS encoding hypothetical protein (EggNog:ENOG503NWCS; COG:Q), whose product is MPHCHVLPESSNLLSSPQTAVIMDHLVQRPLFPTPDKLDLVIPCLLASATGFLSHTLYFIRGFHDTSALRIFLVHFTTFLCLTAYSITQLSVFPGLITSTAISLSYLTTLFTSIITYRLFFHPLRHIPGPFLAKITKLYGPYTARNGQMHLEQTKLFKKYGNFVRIAPNEVFMLSVEGIQKIHARDSGCRKLNAGIYNVIHFKGAHNLNSVLTREEHGPRRKIWERAFTTKALAIHEPKTREVCHRWLNKIASLNGQPINTSLFSLLIPFDHMGKVGFSYEFRSIEAGEENRMLHLLESLFGQFGRTGELCWPLSIAKDLNLGKESAEFDRLTMEMADRRAAEEDSNKGDILQHFLDDMRSEKPVAFFNKNIFYSDSALVLIGATDTIGVVLSYLFYHLARHRVYQDLLHSHIKKVYGETIPEEFTDRDLSKIPLLDALINETMRLDNPVANNGPRLTPPEGITVDGIHIPGGVAVRVPGYALHRSEEFYLAPEEFKPERWLDQAKFVKDREAFIPWLVGPNNCVGKRMGMAVVRLVLAYTVYSYTWNSAPGEDGKRIYSESKDNLILKAGTFNAVFTPREPGGLSYVPRQ